A region of the Candidatus Thermoplasmatota archaeon genome:
GTAACATTCAAAATGTAAAGTAAAGCAACATTTGCAACGTTTTTATAAGCTGAAGTGGCGCTTCGCCCCTTGAGCCAAGAGAGACTGAAGAAACCTCCAAGCGAATTTGTCGCTCCAGAGGTAACCTTTGAGTGCACGAAGGGTTTGGGGTGAATAGCCCCCGTCACCGTAAGTAAAAAATCTCTGTTTTGGAGCTAATGTTGCTGATGTCCACTGACTTTACACAAAAGATATCTATATATACAAGCAAATTTATTACGCACAGAGTATTAATATGGCAATGGGACTTTATGCAGGCAGAAAGCTTTGCAACGCAAGAAAAAGGCTCAGACGGAATGATAGATATTACAAAAGAAGAATTCTAAGACTTAAGGAGCGCTCTGACCCATTAGAAGGTGCGGCTCAGGCTAGGGGTATAGTTTTAGAAAAAGTAGGTATAGAAGCCAAGCAACCCAACTCCGCTATTAGAAAATGCGTTAAAGTGCAGTTAATAAAAAATGGTAGACAGATTACAGCTTTCGCTGTAGGTGATGGCGCAATAAACTTTATTGAGGAGCACGATGAAGTTCTGGTCGAAGGTATTGGCGGTAGGATGGGTCGTAGCTACGGCGATCTGCCCGGAGTAAGGTATAAAGTAATACAGGTGAACAAAGTATCTCTTAAAGAGCTTGTTAAAGGAAGAAAAGAGAAGCCTTTAAGGTAATCGCAATGGAAGGAGCTTTACTTTTCGGTAAATATAATTGGAAAGAAGTTGTGATTAAAGATCAGGGCTTAATGCGATATATTAATTTAACTCCTCTGATACTGCCCCACCTCTCTTACGGTACACAGGCAAATAAATGGTTTGGTAAAGCTAGGGTCAATATTGTAGAGAGGCTCATCAACAATATGATGAGGACAGAGCATGCGACTGGCGAAAAGCAAAGAACTTACAAAATTGTAAGAGATGCCTTTGATATTATAGCGAAAAAAACCAAACGCAATCCAATACAGGTATTTGTAGATGCGATTCAAAACGCGGCTCCTTGCGAAGAAATTACACGTTTGCAATATGGCGGAATATCTGTGCCTAAAGCAGTAGATTGCTCACCCTTACGTAGAGTCGATTTTGCATTAGCTAATATTTGCAAAGGCGCTGTTAGCTCATCGCACGGCAAGAAGAAGAGAATAGAGGAATGTTTGGCAGATGAAATAATAGCTGCTAGTAGAAATGAAACAACTTCTTTAGCTATTTCTAAAAAAGACGAAGTTGAGAGAATAGCAGCATCTGCAAGGTGAAAAAAGTTGGGAAGGAAAGAAGAACTAATAAAGAAAGTACAGCGGTTGAGAAACGAGTTAGACAATATTCGCAATATAGGTACAGCAGCTCATATAGATCACGGCAAAACCACTTTGAGTGATAATTTGCTTGCTGGCGCTGGAATGATATCCGAAGAGCTTGCTGGAAAGCAGTTGTTTTTGGACTATGATGAACAGGAGCAGGCAAGGGGAATAACAATCAATGCGGCTAACGCTTCGATGGTGCACGAATACGGAGGTAAAGAATGCTTGATAAATCTTATCGATACTCCAGGACATGTAGATTTTGGCGGAGACGTTACAAGAGCTATGCGTGCACTGGATGGAGTTATTCTAGTAGATTGCGCTGTAGAAGGAATAATGCCTCAGACTGAAACAGT
Encoded here:
- a CDS encoding 30S ribosomal protein S12, whose product is MAMGLYAGRKLCNARKRLRRNDRYYKRRILRLKERSDPLEGAAQARGIVLEKVGIEAKQPNSAIRKCVKVQLIKNGRQITAFAVGDGAINFIEEHDEVLVEGIGGRMGRSYGDLPGVRYKVIQVNKVSLKELVKGRKEKPLR
- a CDS encoding 30S ribosomal protein S7, coding for MEGALLFGKYNWKEVVIKDQGLMRYINLTPLILPHLSYGTQANKWFGKARVNIVERLINNMMRTEHATGEKQRTYKIVRDAFDIIAKKTKRNPIQVFVDAIQNAAPCEEITRLQYGGISVPKAVDCSPLRRVDFALANICKGAVSSSHGKKKRIEECLADEIIAASRNETTSLAISKKDEVERIAASAR